One Psychrosphaera aestuarii DNA window includes the following coding sequences:
- the lysS gene encoding lysine--tRNA ligase, producing the protein MTEQTQDANKLIAERRAKLENIRENCSANAHPNKFRREHYSDDLQQEFGEFEKEKLIEMDTKVSIAGRIMAKRGPFMLLQDMKGRIQAYADKNVQKDLKEKYGVLDIGDIIGVSGALHKSGKGDLYVNMESYELLTKSLRPLPEKFHGLTDQEAKYRQRYVDLITNQDTRKTFMIRSKVVEGIRRFLADREFMEVETPMLQVIPGGASARPFITHHNAMSRDMYLRIAPELYLKRLVVGGFERVFEINRNFRNEGLSTRHNPEFTMIEFYQAYADYNDLMDLTEEMLRTVANNVLGSAVVINTVKDAEGNVVETKEYDFGQPFTRLTMSDAVLKYYDEAANNPEWAAAIKDPENNLDTLKVIAKKLHIKEPEVEGIWGAGKYLCEIFEATAEEKLDQPTFITGYPWEVSPLARRNDENAFITDRFEFFVGGRELANGFSELNDAEDQANRFKKQVEEKDAGDIEAMHFDEDYIQALEYGLPPTAGEGIGIDRLVMLFTDSPTIKDVILFPHMKPVANNEQQDDSAE; encoded by the coding sequence ATGACTGAACAAACTCAAGACGCGAACAAACTCATTGCAGAGCGTCGTGCAAAGTTAGAAAACATTCGCGAAAACTGCTCGGCTAATGCACATCCAAACAAATTCCGTCGTGAACATTACAGCGACGACCTTCAACAAGAGTTTGGTGAGTTCGAAAAAGAAAAGTTAATTGAAATGGATACAAAGGTATCTATTGCTGGCCGTATTATGGCTAAGCGTGGTCCGTTCATGTTATTACAAGACATGAAAGGTCGCATTCAAGCGTATGCAGACAAAAATGTTCAGAAAGATCTAAAAGAAAAATATGGTGTTTTAGATATTGGTGACATCATTGGTGTGTCTGGTGCTTTACATAAGTCAGGAAAAGGCGACCTATACGTAAATATGGAAAGCTATGAGCTACTTACAAAGTCGCTTCGCCCATTGCCAGAGAAGTTTCATGGCCTAACAGACCAAGAAGCAAAGTATCGCCAACGTTATGTTGATTTGATCACAAACCAAGATACTCGCAAAACATTCATGATCCGGTCAAAAGTTGTGGAAGGTATTCGTCGTTTCTTAGCAGACCGTGAATTTATGGAAGTAGAAACGCCAATGCTGCAGGTAATTCCTGGTGGCGCATCAGCCCGTCCATTCATTACGCACCATAATGCAATGAGTCGTGACATGTATCTTCGTATAGCGCCAGAGCTATACTTGAAACGTTTGGTTGTTGGCGGTTTTGAACGTGTATTCGAAATTAACCGTAACTTCAGAAACGAAGGTCTTTCAACTCGCCATAACCCTGAATTCACAATGATTGAATTTTATCAGGCTTATGCTGACTACAATGACTTGATGGACTTAACAGAAGAAATGTTACGTACCGTTGCAAACAATGTATTAGGTTCTGCAGTTGTAATTAATACGGTTAAAGACGCAGAAGGTAACGTTGTTGAAACGAAAGAATATGACTTTGGACAGCCTTTTACTCGCTTAACCATGTCTGATGCGGTTCTTAAGTATTACGATGAAGCAGCAAATAATCCTGAATGGGCAGCTGCAATTAAAGATCCTGAAAACAACTTAGACACGCTAAAAGTGATTGCTAAAAAGCTTCACATTAAAGAGCCTGAAGTAGAAGGTATTTGGGGTGCAGGTAAATACCTTTGTGAAATCTTTGAAGCGACAGCGGAAGAGAAGTTAGACCAACCAACGTTTATTACAGGCTACCCGTGGGAAGTATCTCCATTGGCTCGTCGTAATGATGAAAATGCGTTTATTACCGACCGTTTTGAATTCTTTGTTGGCGGCCGTGAGCTTGCAAACGGTTTCTCAGAGTTAAACGACGCTGAAGACCAAGCAAACCGCTTTAAGAAACAAGTTGAAGAAAAGGATGCCGGTGACATTGAAGCAATGCACTTTGATGAAGACTACATTCAAGCGCTTGAGTATGGTTTACCACCTACAGCTGGTGAAGGTATCGGTATTGACCGTTTAGTAATGTTGTTCACTGACTCACCAACCATCAAAGACGTTATTTTGTTCCCGCACATGAAGCCGGTTGCTAATAATGAGCAACAGGACGACTCGGCGGAATAA
- the prfB gene encoding peptide chain release factor 2 (programmed frameshift), whose product MFEINPVLNQLADIRERTEVLRGYLDYAGKKEQLEEVSGELEDPNVWNDPAKAQALGKERSMLEAIVKTIDELDQGCEDIDGLIELAQEAEDEETFEEAQSELNDLTSKLELLEFRRMFSGELDGNDAYIDLQAGSGGTEAQDWCNILLRMYLRWCEAKGFKTELIEVTDGDVAGIKGATIRISGEYAFGWARTETGVHRLVRKSPFDSNSRRHTSFASAFVYPEVDDNIDIDINMSDLKIDTYRASGAGGQHVNTTDSAVRITHLPTNTVVQCQNERSQHKNKDQAMKQLKAKLYELEMLKQNEQKQAAEDNKSDIGWGSQIRSYVLDDSRIKDLRTGVESRNTQAVLDGGLDKFIEASLKAGL is encoded by the exons ATGTTTGAGATCAATCCGGTTCTAAACCAATTAGCTGATATCCGTGAACGTACCGAAGTCCTTCGGGGGTACCTT GACTATGCTGGCAAAAAAGAGCAGCTAGAAGAAGTTAGTGGTGAACTAGAAGATCCAAATGTGTGGAACGATCCTGCTAAAGCCCAAGCGCTAGGCAAAGAACGTTCAATGTTAGAGGCCATAGTAAAAACGATTGATGAGCTTGACCAAGGTTGTGAAGACATTGATGGTTTAATTGAACTGGCACAAGAAGCCGAAGACGAAGAAACGTTTGAAGAAGCGCAGTCGGAGTTAAATGATTTAACGAGTAAATTAGAACTACTAGAGTTTCGTCGTATGTTTTCTGGTGAACTAGACGGCAATGACGCTTATATTGATTTACAAGCGGGCTCTGGCGGTACAGAAGCGCAAGACTGGTGTAATATTTTACTTCGTATGTATTTGCGTTGGTGTGAAGCGAAAGGATTTAAAACTGAATTAATTGAAGTTACAGATGGTGATGTTGCGGGTATCAAAGGTGCAACAATCCGTATTAGTGGTGAATATGCGTTTGGTTGGGCAAGAACAGAAACGGGTGTACACCGTTTAGTTCGTAAGTCTCCGTTTGATTCAAACTCTCGTCGCCATACGTCTTTTGCGTCTGCATTTGTTTATCCCGAAGTAGATGACAATATTGACATCGATATTAATATGTCTGATTTAAAAATTGATACATACCGAGCGTCAGGCGCTGGTGGTCAGCACGTAAACACCACCGATTCAGCGGTTCGTATTACACACTTGCCAACCAATACAGTGGTGCAATGTCAAAACGAACGCTCACAACATAAAAACAAAGACCAAGCGATGAAGCAGTTAAAAGCAAAGCTTTATGAATTGGAAATGCTTAAGCAAAACGAACAAAAACAAGCAGCTGAGGACAACAAGTCGGATATAGGCTGGGGCAGTCAAATTCGTTCATACGTATTAGACGACTCACGTATTAAAGACTTAAGAACAGGTGTTGAAAGTCGTAACACGCAAGCAGTCTTGGATGGCGGTTTGGACAAATTTATTGAAGCAAGCTTGAAAGCTGGGTTATAA
- the mutT gene encoding 8-oxo-dGTP diphosphatase MutT has protein sequence MTQTNMSDNKRAIRVAAAIIRINGKYLLSKRLEHLHQGGKWEFPGGKIESDESVEQALVRELQEELGITPTVQTRYHELEFDYPEKRVQLYFQLVENFNGEPAGKEGQLVKWFSKNELLALTFPDANEPILKLIEAEK, from the coding sequence ATGACACAAACAAACATGTCTGATAATAAGCGAGCGATACGAGTTGCAGCTGCTATTATTCGAATTAATGGGAAATATCTATTAAGTAAACGTCTAGAACATTTGCATCAGGGCGGAAAGTGGGAGTTTCCCGGTGGTAAAATTGAATCCGATGAGTCCGTTGAACAAGCCTTAGTACGAGAGCTTCAGGAAGAGTTAGGCATAACTCCAACAGTACAAACTCGCTATCACGAGTTAGAGTTTGATTATCCTGAAAAACGTGTGCAGTTATATTTTCAACTTGTTGAGAACTTTAACGGTGAGCCTGCGGGAAAAGAGGGGCAGTTGGTAAAATGGTTCAGTAAAAACGAGCTTTTAGCTTTAACGTTTCCTGATGCAAATGAGCCTATACTTAAGCTTATAGAAGCTGAAAAATAA
- the secA gene encoding preprotein translocase subunit SecA: MISSLLTKLFGSRNQRTLKQLNKIVDAINALEPQFESLSDAELKAKTVEFRTRLEANETLDDILPEAFATVRAASKRVFEMRHFDVQMIGGMVLNSGSIAEMRTGEGKTLTATLPAYLNALTGKGVHVITVNDYLARRDAEYNRPLFEFLGMSVGCNVPGMNHEEKKQAYQADITYGTNNEFGFDYLRDNMAFSAEERVQKALNFALIDEVDSILIDEARTPLIISGPAEDNSEIYIEINKIVPLLERQEKDDEEGVEGDGDYTADEKGKQVYLTERGQIRVEQILQEAGVIAETDSLFSAVNIPLLHNVYAALRAHIMYQKDVDYIVKDDEVIIIDEHTGRTMEGRRWSEGLHQAVEAKEGVRIQNENQTLASITFQNFFRMYDKLSGMTGTADTEAFEFQQIYGLDTVVIPTNKPMIRNDMTDLVYLTQLEKYRAIIKDIKDCQERGQPVLVGTVSIESSELLSQLLKKDKIKHSVLNAKQHEKEAQIVEDAGRSGSVTIATNMAGRGTDIVLGGNWNAEVARLKNPTEQQIEHIRSEWKKRHDDVIKAGGLHIIGTERHESRRIDNQLRGRSGRQGDAGSSRFYLSMEDTLMRLFASERVTGMMRKLGMEEGEAIEHPWVNKAIENAQRKVEARNFDIRKQLLEYDDVANDQRKVIYSQRDELLDDGDIGEVIESIRRDVVATVLDTHIPPHSLEEMWSLEALEEQLSADFGVEMPVRKWLDEDKSLHEETLKQRVSEEIDAMYLEKEQHVGPEVIRHFEKAVMLQTLDQHWKEHLAAMDHLRQGIHLRGYAQKNPKQEYKRESFELFSNMLEQLKIEVIKILCRVQVKAEEDVEAVEEQRRKAEAAEREYQHESANQLANEQKTEVSVSNRVKVGRNDPCPCGSGKKYKQCHGKLS; encoded by the coding sequence ATGATCTCTTCACTATTAACAAAATTATTCGGTAGCCGAAATCAACGTACGCTAAAACAATTAAACAAAATCGTCGATGCGATTAATGCTTTAGAGCCACAATTTGAGAGTCTCTCGGATGCTGAGCTTAAAGCAAAAACGGTCGAGTTCCGCACTCGTTTAGAGGCAAATGAAACGTTAGACGATATTCTTCCAGAAGCCTTCGCCACAGTTCGTGCCGCAAGCAAAAGAGTATTTGAAATGCGTCACTTTGACGTGCAAATGATTGGTGGCATGGTTTTAAACTCAGGCAGTATTGCAGAAATGCGTACTGGTGAAGGTAAAACATTAACGGCAACTTTGCCGGCTTATCTAAATGCCCTAACAGGTAAAGGTGTGCATGTTATCACCGTAAACGACTACCTAGCTCGTCGTGATGCTGAGTATAATCGACCTCTTTTTGAATTCTTGGGCATGAGCGTTGGTTGTAACGTTCCGGGTATGAATCATGAAGAGAAAAAGCAGGCATATCAAGCCGACATTACTTATGGTACGAACAATGAATTTGGTTTTGACTATTTGCGCGATAATATGGCATTTAGCGCAGAAGAACGAGTTCAAAAAGCACTAAACTTTGCACTGATCGACGAAGTTGACTCCATTCTAATTGATGAAGCTCGTACCCCTTTGATTATTTCTGGTCCAGCTGAAGATAATTCTGAAATTTACATTGAAATAAATAAAATTGTGCCACTTCTTGAGCGCCAAGAAAAAGACGATGAAGAGGGCGTTGAGGGTGATGGCGACTACACTGCCGATGAAAAAGGCAAACAAGTTTATTTAACGGAGCGCGGTCAGATTCGCGTTGAGCAAATTTTACAAGAAGCTGGCGTGATTGCAGAGACAGACTCTTTATTCAGTGCTGTCAATATTCCTTTGCTTCATAATGTTTATGCTGCACTTCGTGCCCACATCATGTATCAAAAAGATGTTGATTATATTGTTAAAGATGACGAAGTTATTATCATCGATGAACATACTGGCCGTACAATGGAAGGGCGTCGTTGGTCTGAAGGGTTACATCAGGCGGTAGAAGCGAAGGAAGGTGTTCGTATTCAAAATGAAAACCAAACATTAGCTTCTATTACGTTCCAAAATTTCTTCCGTATGTATGACAAATTGTCAGGCATGACAGGTACAGCTGATACTGAAGCATTTGAATTTCAACAAATTTACGGACTAGATACGGTAGTAATCCCTACTAATAAACCTATGATCCGTAATGATATGACGGACTTGGTTTATCTAACGCAGTTAGAAAAGTACCGAGCAATTATTAAAGATATTAAAGATTGTCAAGAACGTGGTCAGCCTGTTTTAGTTGGTACGGTTTCAATCGAATCTTCTGAATTGCTTTCGCAGTTATTGAAAAAAGATAAAATTAAACACTCGGTTCTAAATGCTAAGCAACATGAAAAAGAAGCACAGATTGTTGAAGACGCAGGTCGTTCAGGCTCAGTAACTATTGCAACTAACATGGCCGGTCGTGGTACCGATATCGTGTTAGGTGGAAACTGGAATGCAGAAGTTGCGCGTCTTAAAAACCCAACGGAACAACAAATAGAGCATATTAGATCGGAATGGAAAAAGCGTCATGATGACGTAATTAAAGCCGGTGGTTTACATATTATTGGTACTGAGCGTCACGAATCTCGTCGTATAGATAACCAGTTGCGTGGTCGTTCTGGGCGTCAGGGTGATGCAGGTTCATCGCGTTTTTACCTATCGATGGAAGACACATTAATGCGCTTGTTTGCCTCTGAGCGTGTCACTGGCATGATGCGCAAACTAGGTATGGAAGAGGGTGAGGCAATTGAGCATCCTTGGGTAAACAAAGCTATCGAAAATGCTCAACGTAAAGTTGAAGCTCGTAACTTTGATATCCGTAAGCAATTATTAGAATATGATGATGTTGCGAATGATCAGCGTAAAGTTATTTACTCACAGCGTGACGAGTTATTAGACGATGGTGATATTGGTGAAGTTATTGAGAGTATTCGCCGAGATGTTGTTGCTACGGTTTTAGATACACATATTCCACCTCATTCCCTAGAGGAAATGTGGTCTTTAGAAGCGCTAGAAGAGCAATTATCTGCTGATTTTGGTGTGGAAATGCCAGTTCGTAAATGGCTAGATGAAGACAAGAGCTTGCATGAAGAAACGCTTAAACAAAGAGTGAGCGAAGAAATTGATGCGATGTATCTAGAAAAAGAACAACACGTTGGTCCAGAAGTGATTCGTCATTTCGAAAAAGCTGTAATGTTACAAACATTAGACCAGCATTGGAAAGAGCACTTGGCGGCAATGGACCATCTTCGTCAGGGCATTCACTTGCGTGGCTATGCACAGAAAAACCCGAAACAAGAATATAAGCGTGAATCTTTTGAGTTGTTCAGCAATATGCTAGAGCAGCTTAAAATTGAAGTGATAAAAATCTTATGTCGAGTGCAAGTTAAAGCTGAAGAAGATGTTGAAGCTGTTGAAGAGCAACGTCGTAAGGCTGAAGCGGCGGAAAGAGAATATCAACATGAATCAGCTAACCAGTTAGCCAATGAGCAAAAAACAGAAGTTAGTGTTAGCAACCGCGTCAAGGTTGGTCGTAACGATCCTTGTCCATGTGGTTCAGGTAAAAAATATAAACAATGTCACGGTAAGTTAAGCTAG
- a CDS encoding M23 family metallopeptidase: protein MSLTLIYKGKNVSFKVKMPKAQWLPIAVGFLVAAIWFVSYAVVENSDTNHVREQLILAQKEYSDEKLQIIDLKRQAEHQLSALTLKLGEIKGQVNRLDAVASRVASQANIPAEEFNFDLDSSIGGPSTETAGDVVSNVDDLFAEMEGMLQKLDGQERRMAVLESILMNTHIEEEIFVSGRPIKSGWLSSYYGVRKDPFTSMPAMHKGLDFAGDEDAPVVATGAGVVTWADSRFGYGNLVEIDHGDGVVTRYGHNKSLLVDVGDIVTKGQAIGKMGSTGRSTGPHVHYEVLKRGKQIDPLPYVYRKAN, encoded by the coding sequence ATGAGTTTAACACTTATTTATAAAGGAAAGAACGTTAGCTTTAAGGTAAAAATGCCTAAAGCTCAATGGCTGCCTATCGCAGTTGGTTTCCTTGTTGCTGCCATTTGGTTCGTCAGCTATGCGGTTGTTGAGAACAGCGATACCAATCACGTTCGCGAACAACTGATATTAGCGCAAAAAGAATACAGTGACGAAAAGCTCCAAATTATTGATTTAAAACGTCAAGCTGAACATCAACTAAGCGCATTAACCCTAAAGTTAGGTGAAATTAAAGGCCAAGTTAATCGCCTAGACGCAGTCGCCAGTCGGGTCGCATCCCAAGCTAATATTCCCGCCGAAGAATTTAACTTTGATTTAGATTCAAGTATTGGTGGGCCTAGTACAGAGACAGCTGGCGATGTAGTTTCTAATGTGGATGACTTGTTCGCTGAAATGGAAGGAATGCTGCAAAAGCTTGATGGCCAAGAAAGAAGAATGGCAGTACTTGAATCTATATTAATGAATACCCATATAGAAGAAGAAATTTTTGTATCGGGCCGGCCTATAAAGTCAGGATGGTTATCTTCCTACTATGGGGTCCGAAAAGACCCATTTACTAGCATGCCTGCTATGCACAAAGGCTTAGATTTTGCCGGAGATGAAGACGCACCTGTTGTCGCGACAGGGGCAGGCGTGGTAACGTGGGCAGATAGTCGCTTCGGTTATGGAAACTTGGTGGAAATTGATCACGGTGATGGTGTGGTCACTCGATATGGACACAATAAGTCTCTATTAGTCGATGTTGGTGATATCGTCACAAAAGGCCAAGCCATCGGTAAGATGGGTAGCACGGGTCGCTCAACAGGCCCCCATGTGCATTATGAAGTGTTAAAACGTGGTAAACAAATTGATCCATTACCTTATGTTTACCGAAAAGCGAACTAG
- a CDS encoding DciA family protein, with amino-acid sequence MKSPKSLNDLMSRDKASANLVNYQQKTSNFRAIQQLLVSVLGDNIAQNIVVSNFKNSILYLETPSATIATAFKMHQSNILSHVRRKINPATVTVEMKVSPRSTILNHLKRSSNSEITTPPARLKSSLIPEEVANSIQSIAQSSDEKLKQSLERLMLHRKNK; translated from the coding sequence GTGAAATCACCAAAATCATTAAATGATTTAATGTCACGCGACAAAGCAAGCGCGAATTTAGTGAACTACCAACAAAAAACGAGCAATTTTCGAGCCATTCAACAGCTACTTGTTTCTGTTTTAGGCGACAATATCGCTCAAAACATCGTCGTTAGCAACTTTAAAAACTCGATATTATACCTTGAAACGCCATCAGCAACGATCGCCACAGCGTTTAAAATGCATCAATCGAACATTCTCTCGCACGTGAGGCGTAAAATCAATCCAGCAACCGTTACGGTCGAGATGAAAGTCAGCCCTCGCTCAACAATATTAAACCACTTAAAAAGATCAAGTAATTCAGAAATAACGACGCCACCTGCTCGCCTAAAATCGTCTTTAATTCCTGAGGAAGTGGCTAACTCAATACAGTCGATAGCGCAATCTAGCGATGAAAAGCTAAAACAATCTTTAGAGCGTTTAATGCTGCATAGAAAAAATAAGTAA